One segment of Panicum virgatum strain AP13 chromosome 3K, P.virgatum_v5, whole genome shotgun sequence DNA contains the following:
- the LOC120696534 gene encoding glutathione S-transferase T3-like, translated as MHPNPQFGMPQQFDSYGMAHFRPPTEAVMQQSIEGHEGDCTSSIGKKQVKVKQSNFSADEDVHLTKWWVAVSTDPVINTGQRREGFWSRITNGYNSNRGPHVERSLKSLSSRFDHIKEQCAKFSDYYTQILHVNPSGMSDADKTTEALARFASTQKPFMLMHCWKILKDEPKWQDLVVMSQSGKNNEQEDDCYVTSPSNQGDTEAEPSTPSSGGTKRPPGRDSSKAKKQKSASSSASAASTEYVSKMHDLWSDRFSFMKEQQVEKSKQMAELANLEKEKLDRQMELEERRLALEARRLAKEERVDESRLLAEEEHILNIDLDTCKPSLRVFYKAQQDKILAKYLAPSS; from the exons ATGCACCCCAACCCTCAGTTCGGCATGCCTCAGCAATTTGACAGCTACGGAATGGCTCATTTTAGGCCTCCAACTGAAGCCGTAATGCAACAGTCCATAGAAGGACATGAAGGGGATTGTACATCCTCCATCGGTAAAAAGCAAGTCAAAGTCAAGCAAAGTAATTTTAGTGCAGATGAGGATGTACATTTGACCAAATGGTGGGTTGCTGTCAGCACAGACCCCGTCATCAACACGGGCCAGAGAAGGGAGGGATTCTGGAGCCGGATCACGAATGGCTACAACTCTAATAGAGGGCCACACGTTGAGCGGTCTCTGAAGTCACTGAGCAGTAGATTTGACCACATCAAGGAGCAGTGTGCAAAGTTTTCTGACTACTATACACAGATACTACATGTTAATCCAAGTGGTATGTCTGATGCGGACAAG ACTACAGAGGCCCTTGCTAGGTTTGCCAGTACACAGAAGCCTTTCATGTTGATGCATTGTTGGAAGATTCTGAAAGACGAGCCAAAGTGGCAAGACCTTGTTGTTATGAGCCAAAGTGGCAAGAACAATGAGCAAGAAGATGACTGCTATGTTACATCTCCCTCCAACCAAGGAGACACTGAAGCTGAACCGTCAACCCCATCTAGTGGCGGGACCAAGAGGCCACCTGGCCGTGATTCTTCAAaagcaaagaagcagaagagtGCCTCCTCATCTGCATCTGCAGCTTCCACCGAATATGTATCTAAAATGCATGATCTGTGGTCTGATAGGTTCTCGTTCATGAAGGAGCAGCAGGTTGAGAAGAGCAAGCAAATGGCCGAATTGGCCAATCTGGAAAAGGAGAAGCTTGATAGGCAAATGGAGTTGGAGGAACGTCGTTTGGCTTTAGAAGCTAGGAGGTTGGCCAAGGAGGAAAGGGTGGATGAATCAAGGTTATTGGCCGAGGAGGAACATATTCTTAACATTGATCTTGACACATGCAAACCATCTCTTAGGGTGTTCTATAAGGCTCAGCAAGACAAGATCCTTGCCAAGTACTTGGCGCCATCTTCTTAA